One genomic region from Halococcus qingdaonensis encodes:
- a CDS encoding DUF2270 domain-containing protein, which produces MSGNEPFDPTGESERHIGRGMFEEGMGPGSSMAHLYRGEVHRMKFWRERLDRTTNWAVTIMAAILTWTFTSDNPHYILLVGMVMLTVFLVIEARRYRGYDLWRSRVRLLQENVFANALDPSQEIDDPHWRRELSEDYRTPRIKISFEEALAHRLRRIYLPLLIVLLVAWLVRITAFMHGTPWPASASIGVVPGAVVSAVVAVVFVGATLIACRPRTWQANGELRLTDVDVWSDVDGHHD; this is translated from the coding sequence GTGAGCGGGAACGAGCCGTTCGATCCGACCGGCGAGAGCGAGCGCCACATCGGCCGCGGGATGTTCGAGGAGGGGATGGGCCCTGGATCGTCGATGGCCCATCTCTACCGTGGGGAAGTTCATCGCATGAAGTTCTGGCGCGAGCGCCTCGATCGCACCACCAACTGGGCGGTCACGATCATGGCGGCGATCCTGACCTGGACGTTCACGAGCGACAACCCCCACTACATCCTTCTCGTGGGCATGGTGATGCTCACGGTCTTTCTCGTGATCGAGGCCCGCCGCTATCGCGGCTACGATCTCTGGCGCTCGCGCGTGCGCTTGTTACAGGAGAACGTCTTCGCGAACGCGCTCGATCCCTCGCAGGAGATCGACGACCCCCACTGGCGGCGCGAACTCAGCGAGGACTACCGCACGCCGCGCATCAAGATCTCCTTCGAGGAAGCGCTCGCCCACCGGCTCCGCCGCATCTACCTCCCTTTGCTGATCGTCCTGCTCGTCGCCTGGCTGGTCCGCATCACCGCGTTCATGCACGGGACGCCGTGGCCCGCCAGCGCCTCGATCGGCGTCGTCCCTGGAGCCGTTGTGAGCGCCGTTGTCGCCGTCGTCTTCGTCGGCGCGACGTTGATCGCATGCCGGCCGCGTACGTGGCAGGCCAACGGCGAACTCCGACTCACCGACGTCGACGTCTGGAGCGACGTCGACGGCCACCACGACTGA
- a CDS encoding integral membrane transporter has product MTIDQPSLLVAAYAAGVLMFFAPCSVGLLPAYLTYYFTHDAEIDGGAIAPADRTASSGSGSFARQLLLANGVLLFLAGAIPLFYMATAGIRLLLPGYEIVVPLAKLGTGSYLPPVAAVFLGTGLSVVATGRRGAVRGLRIGGIATLGIVLLYLLVGGVVLVVGQWVRPYLASLQLLVGPLLVALGAAYYYGISPLRAIELPERGEVSDSEFFTFGLLYGVGSLACNLPVFLGVVLSSFFTGSFLSGLAVFAAFAAGMGTLMIGLSVVASLTEGSLSLGRYAAPVRSVGSAAFVLIGLYVTWYTLRSLGYLPDGALLG; this is encoded by the coding sequence GTGACGATCGATCAGCCGTCGCTACTGGTCGCCGCTTACGCCGCGGGCGTGCTGATGTTCTTCGCGCCGTGTAGCGTCGGCCTCCTGCCCGCGTATCTGACCTACTACTTCACCCACGATGCCGAAATCGATGGGGGTGCCATCGCTCCCGCAGACCGCACCGCGAGCAGCGGTTCGGGAAGCTTCGCGCGACAGCTGCTGCTCGCTAATGGCGTCCTGCTCTTCCTCGCCGGGGCGATCCCCCTGTTCTACATGGCGACGGCGGGGATCCGTCTGCTATTGCCCGGTTACGAGATCGTCGTCCCGCTGGCGAAACTCGGCACCGGCAGCTATCTCCCGCCGGTGGCGGCGGTGTTCCTCGGCACGGGACTGTCAGTCGTCGCGACCGGTCGCCGCGGCGCGGTTCGTGGGCTCCGCATCGGCGGGATCGCCACCCTCGGCATCGTCCTGCTGTACCTGCTCGTCGGCGGGGTCGTGCTCGTCGTCGGCCAGTGGGTACGCCCGTATCTCGCGTCGCTCCAACTGCTCGTCGGCCCGTTGCTGGTGGCGCTCGGGGCCGCCTACTACTACGGTATCTCGCCGCTCCGCGCCATCGAACTCCCCGAGCGCGGTGAGGTGTCCGACTCGGAGTTCTTCACGTTCGGCCTGCTCTACGGCGTCGGGAGCCTCGCCTGCAACCTCCCGGTGTTCCTCGGCGTCGTGCTCTCGTCGTTTTTCACGGGGAGTTTCCTCTCGGGACTGGCGGTCTTCGCCGCCTTCGCCGCCGGGATGGGCACGCTGATGATCGGGCTGAGTGTCGTCGCCAGTCTCACCGAGGGGTCGCTCTCGCTCGGGCGCTACGCCGCCCCGGTCCGGTCGGTCGGCAGTGCTGCGTTCGTGCTCATCGGACTGTACGTGACGTGGTACACGCTCCGCTCGCTCGGCTACCTCCCGGATGGTGCACTTCTCGGCTAG
- a CDS encoding YIP1 family protein: protein MTQWVENPTGGRDRGPIALARAWLEVLVRPRRFFAAGVAPGDQAPGLAFVMVVVAIEEATRFALVPGSYPVLADQQLASALLVLLIAVGFVAPLALHLAAATETLALVAVADDRAGVSETVQVIAYASAPCVLAGVPIPGLRIACALYGAALLVVGTSEVHEIGLGRAALAAAVPAVFVFGYAFRAIAAGTALLP from the coding sequence GTGACGCAGTGGGTCGAGAACCCGACCGGCGGGCGCGACAGGGGCCCGATAGCGCTCGCGCGGGCGTGGCTCGAGGTGCTGGTACGCCCGCGCCGGTTTTTCGCCGCCGGGGTCGCACCGGGCGATCAGGCGCCCGGGCTCGCGTTCGTCATGGTCGTGGTCGCCATCGAGGAGGCGACCCGCTTCGCGCTCGTTCCGGGTTCCTATCCGGTGCTCGCCGACCAGCAGCTCGCGTCGGCGCTGCTCGTGCTCCTCATCGCCGTCGGCTTCGTCGCGCCGCTCGCCCTCCATCTCGCGGCAGCCACCGAGACGCTCGCGCTCGTCGCTGTGGCCGATGACCGCGCCGGCGTCAGCGAAACCGTGCAGGTCATCGCCTACGCGAGCGCCCCCTGCGTGCTCGCCGGCGTTCCAATCCCAGGACTCAGGATCGCCTGCGCGCTATACGGAGCAGCACTGCTCGTCGTCGGTACAAGCGAGGTCCACGAGATCGGTCTCGGGCGCGCAGCCCTCGCTGCGGCCGTGCCCGCGGTCTTCGTCTTCGGCTATGCCTTCCGGGCGATTGCGGCCGGAACAGCACTATTGCCGTAG